One Melospiza melodia melodia isolate bMelMel2 chromosome 29, bMelMel2.pri, whole genome shotgun sequence DNA segment encodes these proteins:
- the B3GAT1 gene encoding galactosylgalactosylxylosylprotein 3-beta-glucuronosyltransferase 1 isoform X5: MDDGGDSQRDLAAGLDSKEYCLSDRDIVEVVRTEYVYTRPPPWSDTLPTIHVVTPTYSRPVQKAELTRLANTLLHVPNLHWILVEDSQRRTPLITRLLRDTGLNYTHLNVETPRNYKLRGDMRDPRIPRGTMQRNLALRWLRETFHKNYSQPGIVYFADDDNTYSLELFEEMRSTRKVSVWPVAFVGGLRYESPKVNAAGKVYGWKTVFDPHRPFAIDMAGFAVNLRLILQRSQAYFKLRGVKGGYQESSLLRELVTLSDLEPKAANCTKILVWHTRTEKPVLVNEGKKGFTDPNVEI, from the exons ATGG ATGATGGTGGTGACTCCCAGCGTGATCTCGCTGCAGGCTTGGACTCCAAGGAATACTGCCTGTCGGACCGGGACATAGTGGAGGTGGTGAGGACAGAGTACGTTTACACGCGCCCACCCCCGTGGTCAGACACGCTGCCCACCATCCACGTGGTCACCCCCACCTACAGCCGGCCCGTGCAGAAGGCAGAGCTGACCCGGCTGGCCAACACGCTGCTGCACGTGCCCAACCTGCACTGGATCCTGGTGGAGGACTCGCAGCGCCGCACGCCGCTCATCACCCGCCTGCTGCGGGACACGGGGCTCAACTACACCCACCTGAACGTGGAGACCCCCCGCAACTACAAACTGCGAGGGGACATGAGGGACCCCCGCATCCCCCGCGGCACCATGCAGAGGAACCTGGCCCTCAGGTGGCTCAGAGAGACCTTTCACAAAAACTACAGCCAGCCCGGGATTGTTTACTTTGCTGATGATGATAACACCTACAGCCTGGAGCTCTTTGAGGAG ATGCGCAGCACCAGGAAGGTGTCGGTGTGGCCCGTGGCCTTCGTGGGCGGCCTGCGCTACGAGTCGCCCAAGGTGAACGCGGCGGGGAAGGTGTACGGCTGGAAAACCGTCTTCGACCCTCACCGGCCCTTCGCCATCGACATGGCCGGCTTTGCTGTCAACCTCAGGCTCATCCTGCAGCGCTCCCAGGCCTACTTCAAACTGCGCGGGGTCAAGGGCGGCTACCAGGAGAGCAGCCTGCTCCGCGAGCTGGTCACCCTCAGCGACCTCGAGCCCAAGGCTGCCAACTGCACTAAG
- the B3GAT1 gene encoding galactosylgalactosylxylosylprotein 3-beta-glucuronosyltransferase 1 isoform X4 — MGNEELWAQSVLEMPKRRDILAIVLIVLPWTLLITVWHQSTIAPLLAVHKDDGGDSQRDLAAGLDSKEYCLSDRDIVEVVRTEYVYTRPPPWSDTLPTIHVVTPTYSRPVQKAELTRLANTLLHVPNLHWILVEDSQRRTPLITRLLRDTGLNYTHLNVETPRNYKLRGDMRDPRIPRGTMQRNLALRWLRETFHKNYSQPGIVYFADDDNTYSLELFEEMRSTRKVSVWPVAFVGGLRYESPKVNAAGKVYGWKTVFDPHRPFAIDMAGFAVNLRLILQRSQAYFKLRGVKGGYQESSLLRELVTLSDLEPKAANCTKILVWHTRTEKPVLVNEGKKGFTDPNVEI; from the exons ATGG GTAATGAGGAGCTGTGGGCCCAGTCAGTCTTGGAGATGCCGAAGAGACGAGACATCCTGGCTATCGTGCTGATAGTTCTGCCCTGGACACTGCTAATCACCGTGTGGCACCAGAGCACCATTGCTCCTCTGCTTGCAGTGCACAAGG ATGATGGTGGTGACTCCCAGCGTGATCTCGCTGCAGGCTTGGACTCCAAGGAATACTGCCTGTCGGACCGGGACATAGTGGAGGTGGTGAGGACAGAGTACGTTTACACGCGCCCACCCCCGTGGTCAGACACGCTGCCCACCATCCACGTGGTCACCCCCACCTACAGCCGGCCCGTGCAGAAGGCAGAGCTGACCCGGCTGGCCAACACGCTGCTGCACGTGCCCAACCTGCACTGGATCCTGGTGGAGGACTCGCAGCGCCGCACGCCGCTCATCACCCGCCTGCTGCGGGACACGGGGCTCAACTACACCCACCTGAACGTGGAGACCCCCCGCAACTACAAACTGCGAGGGGACATGAGGGACCCCCGCATCCCCCGCGGCACCATGCAGAGGAACCTGGCCCTCAGGTGGCTCAGAGAGACCTTTCACAAAAACTACAGCCAGCCCGGGATTGTTTACTTTGCTGATGATGATAACACCTACAGCCTGGAGCTCTTTGAGGAG ATGCGCAGCACCAGGAAGGTGTCGGTGTGGCCCGTGGCCTTCGTGGGCGGCCTGCGCTACGAGTCGCCCAAGGTGAACGCGGCGGGGAAGGTGTACGGCTGGAAAACCGTCTTCGACCCTCACCGGCCCTTCGCCATCGACATGGCCGGCTTTGCTGTCAACCTCAGGCTCATCCTGCAGCGCTCCCAGGCCTACTTCAAACTGCGCGGGGTCAAGGGCGGCTACCAGGAGAGCAGCCTGCTCCGCGAGCTGGTCACCCTCAGCGACCTCGAGCCCAAGGCTGCCAACTGCACTAAG
- the B3GAT1 gene encoding galactosylgalactosylxylosylprotein 3-beta-glucuronosyltransferase 1 isoform X6, which translates to MGLDSKEYCLSDRDIVEVVRTEYVYTRPPPWSDTLPTIHVVTPTYSRPVQKAELTRLANTLLHVPNLHWILVEDSQRRTPLITRLLRDTGLNYTHLNVETPRNYKLRGDMRDPRIPRGTMQRNLALRWLRETFHKNYSQPGIVYFADDDNTYSLELFEEMRSTRKVSVWPVAFVGGLRYESPKVNAAGKVYGWKTVFDPHRPFAIDMAGFAVNLRLILQRSQAYFKLRGVKGGYQESSLLRELVTLSDLEPKAANCTKILVWHTRTEKPVLVNEGKKGFTDPNVEI; encoded by the exons ATGG GCTTGGACTCCAAGGAATACTGCCTGTCGGACCGGGACATAGTGGAGGTGGTGAGGACAGAGTACGTTTACACGCGCCCACCCCCGTGGTCAGACACGCTGCCCACCATCCACGTGGTCACCCCCACCTACAGCCGGCCCGTGCAGAAGGCAGAGCTGACCCGGCTGGCCAACACGCTGCTGCACGTGCCCAACCTGCACTGGATCCTGGTGGAGGACTCGCAGCGCCGCACGCCGCTCATCACCCGCCTGCTGCGGGACACGGGGCTCAACTACACCCACCTGAACGTGGAGACCCCCCGCAACTACAAACTGCGAGGGGACATGAGGGACCCCCGCATCCCCCGCGGCACCATGCAGAGGAACCTGGCCCTCAGGTGGCTCAGAGAGACCTTTCACAAAAACTACAGCCAGCCCGGGATTGTTTACTTTGCTGATGATGATAACACCTACAGCCTGGAGCTCTTTGAGGAG ATGCGCAGCACCAGGAAGGTGTCGGTGTGGCCCGTGGCCTTCGTGGGCGGCCTGCGCTACGAGTCGCCCAAGGTGAACGCGGCGGGGAAGGTGTACGGCTGGAAAACCGTCTTCGACCCTCACCGGCCCTTCGCCATCGACATGGCCGGCTTTGCTGTCAACCTCAGGCTCATCCTGCAGCGCTCCCAGGCCTACTTCAAACTGCGCGGGGTCAAGGGCGGCTACCAGGAGAGCAGCCTGCTCCGCGAGCTGGTCACCCTCAGCGACCTCGAGCCCAAGGCTGCCAACTGCACTAAG
- the B3GAT1 gene encoding galactosylgalactosylxylosylprotein 3-beta-glucuronosyltransferase 1 isoform X2 codes for MCSAVLSLGFSLSGNEELWAQSVLEMPKRRDILAIVLIVLPWTLLITVWHQSTIAPLLAVHKDDGGDSQRDLAAGLDSKEYCLSDRDIVEVVRTEYVYTRPPPWSDTLPTIHVVTPTYSRPVQKAELTRLANTLLHVPNLHWILVEDSQRRTPLITRLLRDTGLNYTHLNVETPRNYKLRGDMRDPRIPRGTMQRNLALRWLRETFHKNYSQPGIVYFADDDNTYSLELFEEMRSTRKVSVWPVAFVGGLRYESPKVNAAGKVYGWKTVFDPHRPFAIDMAGFAVNLRLILQRSQAYFKLRGVKGGYQESSLLRELVTLSDLEPKAANCTKILVWHTRTEKPVLVNEGKKGFTDPNVEI; via the exons ATGTGCTCTGCTGTTCTGTCTCTGGGGTTTTCACTGTCAGGTAATGAGGAGCTGTGGGCCCAGTCAGTCTTGGAGATGCCGAAGAGACGAGACATCCTGGCTATCGTGCTGATAGTTCTGCCCTGGACACTGCTAATCACCGTGTGGCACCAGAGCACCATTGCTCCTCTGCTTGCAGTGCACAAGG ATGATGGTGGTGACTCCCAGCGTGATCTCGCTGCAGGCTTGGACTCCAAGGAATACTGCCTGTCGGACCGGGACATAGTGGAGGTGGTGAGGACAGAGTACGTTTACACGCGCCCACCCCCGTGGTCAGACACGCTGCCCACCATCCACGTGGTCACCCCCACCTACAGCCGGCCCGTGCAGAAGGCAGAGCTGACCCGGCTGGCCAACACGCTGCTGCACGTGCCCAACCTGCACTGGATCCTGGTGGAGGACTCGCAGCGCCGCACGCCGCTCATCACCCGCCTGCTGCGGGACACGGGGCTCAACTACACCCACCTGAACGTGGAGACCCCCCGCAACTACAAACTGCGAGGGGACATGAGGGACCCCCGCATCCCCCGCGGCACCATGCAGAGGAACCTGGCCCTCAGGTGGCTCAGAGAGACCTTTCACAAAAACTACAGCCAGCCCGGGATTGTTTACTTTGCTGATGATGATAACACCTACAGCCTGGAGCTCTTTGAGGAG ATGCGCAGCACCAGGAAGGTGTCGGTGTGGCCCGTGGCCTTCGTGGGCGGCCTGCGCTACGAGTCGCCCAAGGTGAACGCGGCGGGGAAGGTGTACGGCTGGAAAACCGTCTTCGACCCTCACCGGCCCTTCGCCATCGACATGGCCGGCTTTGCTGTCAACCTCAGGCTCATCCTGCAGCGCTCCCAGGCCTACTTCAAACTGCGCGGGGTCAAGGGCGGCTACCAGGAGAGCAGCCTGCTCCGCGAGCTGGTCACCCTCAGCGACCTCGAGCCCAAGGCTGCCAACTGCACTAAG
- the B3GAT1 gene encoding galactosylgalactosylxylosylprotein 3-beta-glucuronosyltransferase 1 isoform X1, which yields MPKRRDILAIVLIVLPWTLLITVWHQSTIAPLLAVHKDDGGDSQRDLAAGLDSKEYCLSDRDIVEVVRTEYVYTRPPPWSDTLPTIHVVTPTYSRPVQKAELTRLANTLLHVPNLHWILVEDSQRRTPLITRLLRDTGLNYTHLNVETPRNYKLRGDMRDPRIPRGTMQRNLALRWLRETFHKNYSQPGIVYFADDDNTYSLELFEEMRSTRKVSVWPVAFVGGLRYESPKVNAAGKVYGWKTVFDPHRPFAIDMAGFAVNLRLILQRSQAYFKLRGVKGGYQESSLLRELVTLSDLEPKAANCTKILVWHTRTEKPVLVNEGKKGFTDPNVEI from the exons ATGCCGAAGAGACGAGACATCCTGGCTATCGTGCTGATAGTTCTGCCCTGGACACTGCTAATCACCGTGTGGCACCAGAGCACCATTGCTCCTCTGCTTGCAGTGCACAAGG ATGATGGTGGTGACTCCCAGCGTGATCTCGCTGCAGGCTTGGACTCCAAGGAATACTGCCTGTCGGACCGGGACATAGTGGAGGTGGTGAGGACAGAGTACGTTTACACGCGCCCACCCCCGTGGTCAGACACGCTGCCCACCATCCACGTGGTCACCCCCACCTACAGCCGGCCCGTGCAGAAGGCAGAGCTGACCCGGCTGGCCAACACGCTGCTGCACGTGCCCAACCTGCACTGGATCCTGGTGGAGGACTCGCAGCGCCGCACGCCGCTCATCACCCGCCTGCTGCGGGACACGGGGCTCAACTACACCCACCTGAACGTGGAGACCCCCCGCAACTACAAACTGCGAGGGGACATGAGGGACCCCCGCATCCCCCGCGGCACCATGCAGAGGAACCTGGCCCTCAGGTGGCTCAGAGAGACCTTTCACAAAAACTACAGCCAGCCCGGGATTGTTTACTTTGCTGATGATGATAACACCTACAGCCTGGAGCTCTTTGAGGAG ATGCGCAGCACCAGGAAGGTGTCGGTGTGGCCCGTGGCCTTCGTGGGCGGCCTGCGCTACGAGTCGCCCAAGGTGAACGCGGCGGGGAAGGTGTACGGCTGGAAAACCGTCTTCGACCCTCACCGGCCCTTCGCCATCGACATGGCCGGCTTTGCTGTCAACCTCAGGCTCATCCTGCAGCGCTCCCAGGCCTACTTCAAACTGCGCGGGGTCAAGGGCGGCTACCAGGAGAGCAGCCTGCTCCGCGAGCTGGTCACCCTCAGCGACCTCGAGCCCAAGGCTGCCAACTGCACTAAG
- the B3GAT1 gene encoding galactosylgalactosylxylosylprotein 3-beta-glucuronosyltransferase 1 isoform X3, whose translation MPKRRDILAIVLIVLPWTLLITVWHQSTIAPLLAVHKGLDSKEYCLSDRDIVEVVRTEYVYTRPPPWSDTLPTIHVVTPTYSRPVQKAELTRLANTLLHVPNLHWILVEDSQRRTPLITRLLRDTGLNYTHLNVETPRNYKLRGDMRDPRIPRGTMQRNLALRWLRETFHKNYSQPGIVYFADDDNTYSLELFEEMRSTRKVSVWPVAFVGGLRYESPKVNAAGKVYGWKTVFDPHRPFAIDMAGFAVNLRLILQRSQAYFKLRGVKGGYQESSLLRELVTLSDLEPKAANCTKILVWHTRTEKPVLVNEGKKGFTDPNVEI comes from the exons ATGCCGAAGAGACGAGACATCCTGGCTATCGTGCTGATAGTTCTGCCCTGGACACTGCTAATCACCGTGTGGCACCAGAGCACCATTGCTCCTCTGCTTGCAGTGCACAAGG GCTTGGACTCCAAGGAATACTGCCTGTCGGACCGGGACATAGTGGAGGTGGTGAGGACAGAGTACGTTTACACGCGCCCACCCCCGTGGTCAGACACGCTGCCCACCATCCACGTGGTCACCCCCACCTACAGCCGGCCCGTGCAGAAGGCAGAGCTGACCCGGCTGGCCAACACGCTGCTGCACGTGCCCAACCTGCACTGGATCCTGGTGGAGGACTCGCAGCGCCGCACGCCGCTCATCACCCGCCTGCTGCGGGACACGGGGCTCAACTACACCCACCTGAACGTGGAGACCCCCCGCAACTACAAACTGCGAGGGGACATGAGGGACCCCCGCATCCCCCGCGGCACCATGCAGAGGAACCTGGCCCTCAGGTGGCTCAGAGAGACCTTTCACAAAAACTACAGCCAGCCCGGGATTGTTTACTTTGCTGATGATGATAACACCTACAGCCTGGAGCTCTTTGAGGAG ATGCGCAGCACCAGGAAGGTGTCGGTGTGGCCCGTGGCCTTCGTGGGCGGCCTGCGCTACGAGTCGCCCAAGGTGAACGCGGCGGGGAAGGTGTACGGCTGGAAAACCGTCTTCGACCCTCACCGGCCCTTCGCCATCGACATGGCCGGCTTTGCTGTCAACCTCAGGCTCATCCTGCAGCGCTCCCAGGCCTACTTCAAACTGCGCGGGGTCAAGGGCGGCTACCAGGAGAGCAGCCTGCTCCGCGAGCTGGTCACCCTCAGCGACCTCGAGCCCAAGGCTGCCAACTGCACTAAG